CTAGTAAACCTAGGTAAGATCCTATTCCTCCTAAAATCTATATGCCTAAAATATCCCTTGACTCATGTCTGACAGATTCTTTGATcttgtgtccaaattgaatcGAAGACTTATCAAAATTGATGAGTTGACCTGATACTacctcatattcctttaaaCATTCTGAGAATGGTTTGACACTCTTCTTTTTAAGCTTTAAAAAAGAAGAGGCTATCGTCTACAAAGAGCAAATGAGATATCGATGGACGTGCTCTGGCTACCTTCATTCCAGTTAGTTATCGCCCTCTCTCCGCCTTATTTATATTTGCAATTAAAACTTCAGTGCACATAATAAACAAATAGGGAGATAAATGATCCCCTTGACGTAGACCTCTATGTGGAACAATGAGGCCACATGGCTGACCGTTTAGTAGAACCCGATATTGATATACACTCCATCATTAGTTTATTCCAATGAAGATCAAAACCCATCTTCTATAGTAAGACCTTGATAAAATCCCATTTCACCCTTTCATACGCTTTACTCATGTCCGTTTTAATTGACATATATTTTCCTTGACATGCTTTATTGGTCCgcaatccatgaaacatttcctgatTGAATTTCTGAAATGAGGGAGGGGAGGCATATTTTCAATCGCTGACACAAAACCTTCGAGATAATTTTATACCCTACATTACAAAGACTAATTGGCCTTAGttccgtcatccttgtaggcCACTCTGTCTTTGGATCATACAGATgttagtaatatttaaccttGAATCCATTTCTCctgaaaccaaaaaattatttaccatTTCTACCAAATCattcttaataatatgccaggagtgctggaaaaaaaagagttgtcATGACATCCGTTCCTGCCGTtttctctggatgcatcataaacaaagcCTCTTTAACCTCATCCTCGGTCGCTATCCTCAACAAACGTTGATTCATCTGAGGAGTGATACCCGGTGTTACCTCTGTCAGGAAACTATCAAACTCCGATGGTGAAGTGGTACTAAATAGATCTTCAAAATAGTCTATTGCCACCTTTTCCACACCGTTATCCTCTGTAATCCAATTTCCCGCAGCATCATGTAGCCCGACAATCCTATTACGGACCCGTCGTTGCTTAGTTAACGCGTGATGGAATTTTGTGCTAAGATCTCTagatgaataccacatattcATGCTTTTCTGATGCCAGTAATCCCCTTCATCCTTGTATGCATTTTGTAACTTCCAAGATACCTCCAGAATATCCTCTTGAGACCTGGTGTTATCTCTTTGTACCTCCTCGAGGGCTTTTTGTAACTCACTGATTTTTTCCTTTCCAAAaggtggattatttttcctttccaaaaggtggattatttttcctTCAGTTAGCAATTTCATGACgacaattactaatttttgCCACTATGCTCTCTGCTCCTCCTTCGCTATAATCTGACCAGCCCATTGTAATTGATTCCATAAGACCTTCTTGTCCAATCCATCTCTTATTAAACCGAAATTTCCCTCTCGTCCTGGGAACTTTATCTTCTAGATAGGTCACCACCAGTCAATGATCAGATGCCACAATCCCTAAATATTCTGTATAAGAACAAGGAAATAAAGTGTGCCACTCTTCGTTTGCTAAAGCGTGATCTAGACGACATCTAATCATCACTGCCTTtttcccttttcctcttctcccTTGCCATGATATTTTGTTTTCCCGAGCCGGGAACTCCAATAATCCACTATTTCTTATCATGTTGTTAAAAGGAATAAATGAATCTGCATTTCTCAAAGATCCTCCCTCTTTTTCATGGTTTCCAGTGATCTCATTTAGATCACCAATGATAAACCAGGGTTCGGATCTCGAGAGCCCATATCTAGTTAAACGTTCCCACATTTGTTCCCTCAGTTTTTGAACGGGGTCACCATACACAAAAGTTAGATAAACCGTTTTCCCAAGAGCCACCGCTTCCACATCTATCATTCTGTTACTAGAGTATAAAACCTTAATCTGATACTTATTATTGTAAAAAAGCGCTAATCCACCACTTCTCACCACTGGATATATTGTGACCAAATTATCAAATCCAAAGTGTGATTGAAAGTCTTGAACAAACTCAGAATCTTGCTTTgtttcagataaaaataaaaaatctggttTATGTTTATGTCATATCTCCCTTAGATAGCTTATGGTCCATTTCTTCCCATTCGTCGGCAATTCCATTTATgtgtgtttattttaattttttgagaGTTATTGTTAAGTGtttgtatatttttgataaacattATTTCTATTCTTaacaaactattatttttgaacacacataatttttaaaaatattctcttttattaaaaactaaacCAGCTATTAAAAATCATGCTCATTCCTTTTTGGGAGGGAAAACTAAATACTTCCTATCATTTagctttttataaataaaattctataaTTGATTTAATGTAACATTTATTTAGcatatacagtagaacctctataaattaatactcgataaattaatactctataaattaatactctataaattaataatttcgcCGGTCCCAACTTGGACCGGTTTAAAATTTGacataaatcgataaaataataagatgatattttttttagaaaattctatgtaaaatatggtctcattaaaattataaattaataatttatatgtatacatattttatataagtaagaacctattattatattgtttgttttatattcacaatggaattatatttatatttctttaacacttaatatatttttgatgagatttagtaatattatatctaaaatcatatttaagttctatgcaatataatatatatatatatatatatatatatatatatacacaccaaatcatataataaaagtagtataaatatcaaatttcaaaaaataacaattaatttctacacactaaaatcaaatacttttctttatcttataataaatatatctttaaataagaaatctaaataagaattattttgtaaattaatatctccataaattaataaaatttgaaagtcccaacattattaatttatagaggttctattGTACGATATTTTTCATACAATTTTGCATTTTACGCTCCTATTTAACCATAAATGCAATACCTGAGTTAAAACCATGATCAAAATATACGGGTTAAAAACCatgatcaaaataaatatttacatactTTTACAAATGTAAAAACATACATGTCTAAAACCCtgatcaaaatataaatatgaagttatattcattttttttttgaacagcgAAGTTATATTCATTTAaactgtaaaatataaatagtcaatttatattatatgaatataatataaattagtctgtcaatatattatttttattcatatttcatataaataataagCCAGTCAAATCTAATACgatacatatataataagaaatatGGGTGATACAGTTGACGgctcaaaaacataaaataaaattattcaatatagactataaaaattagtgtatttagaaataccatatttaaaacattattttatacatataaatgtcaaatataTACCATTATTTTGTACAAAACAAACAATtacttaaaaaaagttttaaaaaaaacacccGCACGGTCGACCATGTCATGTCAAactcaagttttattttaaaacggaAGTATGCAGCTATTACACAAGAAGCTACATCGTTTTAAGCTTCTCCAAAGGCAAAGTATTAAACCCATAGCGCTATAATTGAGTTACGCGGGTTGAGCACATTCATTTGGGACTAGCGATAACGGATATGTCTCGCTCAGACATATCGACTTGTTTAAAAAATGCGATAGAgaagtaaaatattttattttacaaccAAAGTATGCAACTATTACACAAGAAGCTACATGGTTTTAATCTTCTCGAAAGGCAAAGTACTAAACCCAcgtaattaaaatgtaaaacaaaaagagagaaaatattcAAGATGGAGAAGGATGAAAGAAACCATGCAAGAAAGTTACTAAATTTCATGGAGAAGttctttaatttaaatgatgatgatggatcATTTGTGGATGGATATATTATAAGAAATCAGGCATAAATGAACCTACAGAGCTCGGCTTTTGATGATGTCGAAACTCATCTCACTCGGGTCCGTGGCTTGTAACTCCACTTGAATCCCATCCAATTCTCTCTTGAACCTGTCTTTTGAACTCGCATACACCATCTTCATCCTCACCCTCGATGAATCCGGTGACCTAACATATACGTACATGAATCATCCAATACAATCATTTTTATATGTTTGACAACATGTAACCATGACATTTAATCTAAGTGATTTGTGCTACACATGTTCAAACCCACACTATGCATGATATATGTAACTGTTTCATAACATAAAAGGTTTATGTTTCATGAGGGTTTTGTAATACCATGCTATGAAGAAGATCTTGCTCTTCTGGCAATTCTCAGCAGTGGTGAAGTCAAAGTCAAAGACAGCATAGCGACACTCATTGGCAGGTAGGGAATTGGAGAAATCGTCGTAGTTCTCCTCGGGACTTCCCAGCTTTTCCACCACCACTTGTTGTCCATCTATCCTGAATATTATGAACCTATAGTTTCTTTTCGATTTTAGCTCCAAAAACTTGATCTTACATTCATCTTCCACCGCCATTCCCGACGCCGCGTTCGCCTTTTCAATtcatataaaacataaatttaagataaaaatatagaCAGATAAGTCATAGTTCCAAAATATATGGTTGCGTTAGTGTATGAGGTAACAAGAAACAATGTTCAAACGTCTATAACACAACTTTCGCCACAAAGAGAATGAGAGAACACACCATTGTGTTTGTGGAGGCAAGACAGATGggactttttgttttgtttttgtttttgtttttgtcct
This genomic stretch from Brassica napus cultivar Da-Ae chromosome C9, Da-Ae, whole genome shotgun sequence harbors:
- the LOC106395618 gene encoding actin-depolymerizing factor 7; the protein is MANAASGMAVEDECKIKFLELKSKRNYRFIIFRIDGQQVVVEKLGSPEENYDDFSNSLPANECRYAVFDFDFTTAENCQKSKIFFIAWSPDSSRVRMKMVYASSKDRFKRELDGIQVELQATDPSEMSFDIIKSRAL